One Elaeis guineensis isolate ETL-2024a chromosome 10, EG11, whole genome shotgun sequence genomic window carries:
- the LOC140852137 gene encoding cation/H(+) antiporter 19-like, with amino-acid sequence MAERERETGDIHTSSIANRPPTTARKRPTTSLVEFNSHVEKERDQEISALTQALVEFLSTEDVTATLLLLLGIERESGGRRERERERERWWVGEMATTNNTTVACKGPMKATSEGAWQGDDPLHYALPLIILQICLVVVLTRTLAFLLRPLRQPRVVAEIIGGILLGPSALGRNKRFLDSVFPKQSLTVLDTVANLGLLFFLFLVGLELDLRAIRRTGKKALAIALAGISLPFVLGIGTSVVLRTTVVKGTRQGPFLVFMGVALSITAFPVLARILAELKLLTTDLGRMAMSAAAVNDVAAWILLALAVALSGSGSPLVSLWVLLSGAAFVALAAILLRPALAWMARRCLDGEPVKESYICATLATVLAAGFVTDTIGIHALFGAFIVGIIVPKDGPFAGVLIEKVEDLISGLFLPLYFVSSGLKTNVATISGARSWGLLVLVITNACLGKIAGTVIVSLIVRIPIREALTLGFLMNTKGLVELIVLNIGKDRKVLNDESFAILVLMALFTTFITTPIVMAIYKPARRGTPYKHRTVERADAESDLRVLACFHGNCNIPTMINLIESSRGTRRRRVTVYAMHLIELSERSSAISMVHKARRNGLPFWNKLNRGAAGNGDQVVVAFEAYQQLSSVAIRPMTAISDLHTIHEDIVASAIQKRAALIILPFHKTQSLDGSLESLGTAYQNVNQRVLRHAPCSVAILVDRGLGGAVQVLASDVSYAIAVLFFGGPDDREALAYGARMAEHPGIALTVVRFLLPPPSGEVDADESAADGAALSDLVNKRPENSPSVKYEEQAVAERAEVMRAIKALGRCNLFLVGRSPQSGVPRLVERTDCTELGPVGSYLACSEFSTSASVLVIQRYDSSADPSKLVEEVAEIEDVPDTPVPAMTPGSSHRPLEIEK; translated from the exons atggcagagagagagagagagacggggGACATCCACACCAGCTCCATCGCCAATCGCCCACCAACTACTGCCCGCAAAAGACCTACAACTAGTTTGGTTGAGTTCAATTCACACGTAGAGAAAGAGAGGGATCAAGAGATTTCAGCTCTCACCCAAGCTCTCGTGGAATTCCTCTCAACAGAGGACGTCACCGCCACTCTCCTGCTACTCCTAGGGATAGAGAG GGAGAGCGGCGggcggcgagagagagagagagagagagagaggtggtggGTGGGGGAGATGGCGACGACGAACAATACGACGGTAGCATGCAAGGGGCCGATGAAGGCAACATCAGAAGGGGCGTGGCAGGGGGACGACCCGCTGCACTATGCGCTGCCGCTGATCATTCTACAGATCTGCCTGGTGGTCGTCCTCACTCGAACCCTTGCTTTTCTCCTCCGGCCTCTCCGTCAGCCCCGCGTCGTCGCAGAGATCATC GGAGGGATCCTGCTGGGCCCCTCGGCCTTGGGCCGCAACAAGAGGTTCCTAGACTCCGTATTCCCCAAGCAGAGCCTCACGGTACTCGACACCGTCGCCAACCTCGGCCtcttgttctttctttttctcgttGGATTGGAGCTGGACCTCCGGGCCATTCGACGCACTGGCAAGAAAGCTCTGGCCATCGCCCTTGCGGGCATCTCCCTCCCCTTCGTGTTGGGCATCGGCACCTCCGTCGTCCTCCGCACCACTGTCGTCAAGGGCACACGTCAGGGTCCCTTCCTGGTCTTCATGGGCGTTGCCCTCTCTATCACCGCCTTCCCCGTCCTTGCTCGCATCCTCGCAGAACTCAAGCTCCTCACTACCGACCTAGGACGCATGGCTATGTCAGCTGCTGCCGTCAATGATGTCGCCGCCTGGATCCTACTCGCCCTCGCCGTCGCCCTCTCCGGCTCTGGCTCCCCGCTTGTCTCCCTCTGGGTCCTCCTCTCCGGCGCCGCCTTCGTCGCCCTTGCCGCCATCCTCCTCCGCCCCGCCCTCGCCTGGATGGCCCGCCGCTGCCTTGATGGCGAGCCTGTTAAGGAGTCTTACATTTGTGCCACTCTCGCCACTGTCCTAGCCGCGGGCTTCGTCACGGACACCATCGGCATCCATGCCCTCTTTGGGGCCTTCATCGTGGGCATCATCGTTCCCAAGGACGGGCCTTTCGCCGGGGTGCTCATCGAGAAGGTGGAGGACCTCATCTCTGGCCTCTTCCTACCCCTCTACTTCGTGTCCAGCGGCCTCAAGACCAACGTCGCCACTATTAGTGGGGCCCGCTCCTGGGGCCTCCTCGTCCTGGTCATCACCAACGCTTGCCTTGGCAAGATTGCCGGCACCGTCATCGTCTCACTCATCGTCCGGATACCCATTCGGGAGGCCCTTACCCTCGGTTTCCTCATGAACACCAAGGGCCTCGTCGAGCTCATCGTCCTCAATATCGGCAAGGACCGCAAG GTGCTGAACGACGAGTCGTTCGCCATCCTGGTGCTGATGGCGCTGTTCACCACCTTCATCACCACGCCCATCGTGATGGCCATCTACAAGCCGGCACGGCGCGGGACGCCTTACAAGCACCGTACCGTGGAGCGCGCCGACGCCGAGAGCGATCTCCGCGTTTTGGCTTGCTTCCACGGCAACTGCAACATCCCCACCATGATCAACCTGATCGAGTCCTCCCGTGGCACCCGCCGCCGTCGCGTCACCGTCTACGCCATGCACCTCATAGAGCTCTCCGAGCGCTCCTCTGCCATCTCCATGGTCCACAAGGCCCGCCGCAATGGGCTCCCCTTCTGGAACAAGCTCAACAGGGGAGCGGCGGGGAACGGCGACCAGGTGGTGGTGGCCTTCGAGGCATACCAACAGCTTAGCAGTGTCGCCATCCGCCCCATGACGGCCATCTCCGACCTCCACACCATCCACGAGGACATCGTTGCCAGCGCCATCCAGAAGCGCGCCGCCCTCATCATACTGCCCTTCCACAAGACGCAAAGCCTCGACGGCTCCCTCGAGTCCCTTGGCACCGCCTACCAGAACGTCAACCAGCGCGTCCTTCGCCACGCCCCCTGCTCCGTCGCCATCCTCGTCGACCGCGGACTCGGTGGCGCGGTCCAGGTCTTGGCCAGCGATGTCTCCTATGCCATCGCGGTCCTCTTCTTCGGAGGTCCCGACGACCGCGAGGCCCTCGCCTATGGCGCCCGCATGGCCGAGCATCCAGGCATCGCGCTTACCGTCGTTCGCTTCCTTCTGCCACCTCCCTCTGGAGAAGTCGACGCCGACGAGAGCGCCGCCGACGGGGCAGCGTTGTCGGACTTGGTGAACAAGCGCCCGGAGAACTCGCCGTCCGTCAAGTACGAAGAGCAGGCGGTGGCAGAGCGAGCGGAAGTCATGAGGGCCATCAAGGCTTTGGGGCGGTGCAACCTCTTTCTGGTGGGGAGGTCGCCGCAGTCCGGGGTGCCGCGGCTCGTGGAGCGGACGGACTGCACGGAGCTGGGTCCCGTGGGAAGCTACCTGGCGTGCTCGGAGTTCTCGACGTCGGCGTCGGTGTTGGTGATCCAGCGCTACGATTCCAGTGCGGACCCGTCCAAGTTGGTGGAGGAGGTGGCGGAGATCGAGGACGTGCCCGACACTCCGGTGCCAGCTATGACGCCGGGGTCCTCCCACCGGCCACTAGAAATAGAGAAATGA